AGAACTCTTGTTAACTACGCTTAATTCAACAGAAAAATTAGAAGTAGAGTTTAACGCACTTTCAAAAAGTGTCGATGCTTTTGGGAATTTGCAAAAAGAGCATGAGTGGGGCACTAATCTTCCCTATATGGTTTCTGGGGCAAATTCATTGCCTCAAAAAGATGTAATGGATTGGATGACTAAAAGGTATTTCTCATTGAACAGTATTATCAGGGCTCTTTCGAATAAATCAAAAGGCATAGAGGATAATGTGCGACTCAAAAATTATGATTTTTCAATAATGAAAGCGGATAAAGTTTTGATTATTGGTGGGGGGAGCACAGTCATTTCTCATATTAGTGTGATTCTTAAATTTTTAAAAGAGAATCCAGGTGTGACAGTGATTCATGCTAGTTCGAAGAATTCTCATGTTTTCAAGGAAATTTCTAATAAGCAAGTGTTTTGTTTGGTAGGAAATGAAGGGCATAGATTGGAAGAAGTTTTTGATGAATCAGGAAATATAAATGGGTTATGCATTTTACCCCCTTTCCCAAGAGCTATGGGTACATATATTCCAAGTGCCCTTGCCCATAATGCGTATGAACTGAAGGGAATTGATTTCACAGATCTATTTGATAATTCACACACGGCATTGGCTCTTCAGACATGCGTTGAAATGAAATCAAAGTATGTATATTTAGCTGGTTATGATGGGTATGATGCAACTTCTCTTTCAAAAAGAGAAAAAGATCTCTTTATTGAAAACGAGTATCAGTTCAAAAAGGCCAAAGAAATGAATCTAAGTTTAATTAGTTTGACTAGAACTCATTATGAAGAGTTGGAACAAAATAGCATTTATTCTTTATGAGATTAGTAATTATTATTCCAGCTAGACTAAAATCTACTCGATTGCCAGAAAAGCCATTGATAGATTTATGTGGTAAGTCAATGATTCAACGAACCTATGAAAGGTGTACGGAGGTTCTAGACGCTTCGGATGTATATGTAGCAACTGACAGTCAGAAAATTCAAGAACATTGTAAACAGCGAGACATTAACGTATTAATGACTGCTGAAGACTGTTTAACAGGCACTGATCGTGTAGCTGAAGCGGCCAAGCAGGTAGACGCTGATTACTATATTAATGTTCAGGGCGATGAACCTATAATTAGTCCTGATGATATACGAAAGATAATATCTAACCTGAGTAAGTATCCAGGAATGATTTTAAATGGTTATGCGGAAATTAAGAAAGAAGATGAATATCGCTCTCTTTCAATTCCCAAAGTCGTTTTTACGGCAAATGGAAACCTTATGTATATGTCTCGATCACCAATACCTGGAAATAAGAAGAATGAATTTAATAGTGCGTATAAACAAATTTGTATATACGCATTTCCTAAAGGGATATTAGAGAAGTTCGCTAGGGCAAATGATAAAAGCTTCTTGGAAGGAATCGAAGATATTGAAATTTTGCGATTTGTTGAAATGGGAGATTCAGTGCAAATGATCGAACTACTTGGTGATTCAATAGCAGTAGATACACCTGAAGATGTAAACAAAGTTTTAGAAAAAATAGGAAGAGGTGCTTAATATTAATTGTTATAATCTTATTATATGGGATTTTGATGGTGTTATTCTGGATTCCAACGACATCCGTATTGAAGGTTTTAGGTTTATTTTTAGAGCGTTTGATGTTGATCAAGTAGAAAAGTTAATTTCATACCACCAAGAGAATGGTGGTCTTTCTAGATACAACAAGATTCAGTATTTTTTTAATGACATATTATTTAAAGATATTTCTGAAAATGAGGTTTTAGAATATGCAAAAAAGTTTTCAAATTTTGTTACTAAGAAACTAACCAACCCTAATCTCCTGATAGGAGATTCTGTGTCCTTTATTAGGAATAATAGTGTTAATATTGAAATGCATGTAGCGTCAGGTTCTGATCATGAGGAATTAAGTAATCTTTGTAATGCTCTGGGTCTAACAAGTCATTTTAAGTCTATAAATGGCAGTCCTACAGTGAAGAATGAATTAGTAGCTCAAATTTTAAGCAGTTATAATGATGAGTTA
The DNA window shown above is from Reichenbachiella sp. 5M10 and carries:
- a CDS encoding 3-deoxy-manno-octulosonate cytidylyltransferase is translated as MRLVIIIPARLKSTRLPEKPLIDLCGKSMIQRTYERCTEVLDASDVYVATDSQKIQEHCKQRDINVLMTAEDCLTGTDRVAEAAKQVDADYYINVQGDEPIISPDDIRKIISNLSKYPGMILNGYAEIKKEDEYRSLSIPKVVFTANGNLMYMSRSPIPGNKKNEFNSAYKQICIYAFPKGILEKFARANDKSFLEGIEDIEILRFVEMGDSVQMIELLGDSIAVDTPEDVNKVLEKIGRGA
- a CDS encoding HAD family hydrolase, with the translated sequence MLNINCYNLIIWDFDGVILDSNDIRIEGFRFIFRAFDVDQVEKLISYHQENGGLSRYNKIQYFFNDILFKDISENEVLEYAKKFSNFVTKKLTNPNLLIGDSVSFIRNNSVNIEMHVASGSDHEELSNLCNALGLTSHFKSINGSPTVKNELVAQILSSYNDELSRVLLIGDSINDYTAAVTNRIHFAGFNNPELKNLSNEKAVFYIEGFNYFEKGQ